Proteins encoded in a region of the Puntigrus tetrazona isolate hp1 chromosome 12, ASM1883169v1, whole genome shotgun sequence genome:
- the pkmyt1 gene encoding membrane-associated tyrosine- and threonine-specific cdc2-inhibitory kinase — MSAPHQTSVASTPLPLPTHFSHAQQSFSIKKRRHPFSSSSSSSLSPPRPLSHSLPPRPPSKGCPPLSRVFHHRPAPWTPLSHSLIASPPPRSLYDPSHPQTFFDQCFSNLGLIGRGSFGEVFKVVSLLDGCQYAVKRSVQRFRGEVERARSIAEAWNHEGLHPHPYILGFIAAWEEAGHLYIQTELCCTSLLLYAEETPFHTGETTAWTYLCDMLSALHHLHAHGFAHLDIKPANIFITKSGRLKLGDFGLLIKLPTDIRKKVIEGKREMKTEEVDLQEGDPRYMAPELLRGEYGTAADIFSLGVSILELACNIEVPKGGDDWQQLRMGHLPAEFINALSEDMQYILRLMLNPEPCKRATAQQLLSLPSVCKRKWRRQLSLSIVESFLSLFQWCQSLLTAGWKFISSLNLLFTSVYESASSSTPPKEKCERDAAMSSIYPDSESSFPDYVFPSDSPEPSPTFSNRVQARVCVGSTSTPMQNTHMHSLSSIHSSSSLSLIHHSSQRSITDSPCSRERSWITAELCDKSNFEPKNLLSLFDEATTESKP; from the exons ATGTCGGCTCCACATCAGACATCAGTAGCCAGCACCCCTCTCCCTCTTCCCACCCATTTCTCTCATGCCCAGCAGTCTTTTTCAATAAAGAAACGGAGACATCCCTTTTCTTCCTCATCatcttcctctctgtctcctccACGGCCATTATCTCATTCTTTACCACCACGGCCTCCATCTAAAGGATGTCCTCCACTCAGTCGAGTGTTCCACCACCGGCCTGCTCCATGGACACCCTTGTCACACTCACTTATAGCGTCGCCACCTCCTCGCTCTTTGTATGACCCATCCCATCCCCAGACCTTTTTCGACCAGTGCTTTTCCAATCTGGGTCTAATTGGCCGAGGCTCCTTTGGTGAAGTATTCAAG GTGGTGAGTCTTTTGGACGGCTGTCAGTATGCTGTGAAACGTTCAGTGCAGCGTTTCCGTGGTGAAGTTGAACGGGCACGAAGCATTGCTGAGGCTTGGAATCATGAGGGACTACACCCACACCCATACATACTGGGCTTTATTGCAGCTTGGGAGGAGGCTGGTCACCTCTACATCCAGACTGAACTCTGCTGTACCAGCCTACTGCTATATGCTGAGGAAACACCATTTCACACTG GTGAGACAACTGCCTGGACATACCTTTGTGACATGCTCTCAGCACTTCACCATTTGCACGCTCATGGGTTTGCCCACCTTGACATCAAGCcagcaaatattttcattacaaaGTCTGGACGGCTCAAACTTGGAGACTTTGGCTTGTTGATCAAGCTTCCTACAGACATCCGAAAAAAAGTgatagagggaaagagagaaatgaagaCAGAGGAGGTTGATTTACAGGAAGGAGACCCCAGATATATGGCTCCTGAACTCTTGAGAGGGGAGTATGGGACTGCCGCAGACATCTTTAG tttgGGTGTTTCTATCCTGGAGTTGGCCTGTAACATTGAGGTTCCTAAAGGAGGAGATGACTGGCAGCAGCTCAGAATGGGTCACTTACCAGCAGAATTCATTAATG CACTTTCAGAAGACATGCAGTATATACTACGACTGATGCTAAACCCCGAACCCTGTAAAAGAGCCACAGCACAGCAGTTGCTCTCTCTGCCCTCTGTGTGTAAACGCAAGTGGAGGCGACAGCTTTCCCTTTCCATTGTTGAAAGCTTTCTGTCTTTATTCCAATGGTGTCAG TCCCTTCTTACAGCCGGTTGGAAGTTCATATCTTCTCTCAATTTGCTGTTTACCTCGGTTTATGAGTCCGCATCATCCAGTACTCCTCCAAAAGAGAAATGTGAGAGAGATGCAGCCATGAGCAGCATTTACCCAGACTCAGAAAGCTCCTTTCCTGACTATGTGTTCCCTTCAGACAGTCCCGAACCTTCTCCTACCTTCTCCAACAG AGTCCAGGCACGCGTATGTGTAGGCAGTACTTCTACACCAATgcaaaatacacacatgcactccCTCTCCAGCATCCATTCCAGCAGCAGTTTGAGCCTGATTCATCACAGCTCCCAGCGCAGTATCACAGATTCACCCTGCAGCCGAGAGAGAAGCTGGATCACTGCTGAACTGTGTGACAAAAGTAACTTTGAGCCAAAGAACTTGCTTAGTCTCTTTGATGAGGCCACCACAGAAAGCAAGCCTTAA
- the LOC122355830 gene encoding elongin-B-like, translating to MSHTIRNISRHTSSYASGAGNDVAQCLFLVHCGIVEGCEVVNGGYRTAKMDVFLMIRRHKTTIFTEAKESTTVYELKQIVEGILKRSPEEQRLYKDEQPLEDNKTLGDCGFTNQTARPQAPATVGLAFRISDDAFETLQVESFSSPPELPDVMKPQDSGSTANEQSVQ from the exons atgagTCATACTATTCGTAATATCTCGCGCCACACGAGTTCATATGCTTCCGGAGCGGGCAATGACGTAGCACAATGCTTGTTcttggtgcattgtgggatagtGGAGGGTTGTGAGGTGGTAAATGGTGGCTACAGAACCGCTAAAATG GATGTATTCTTAATGATCAGGCGTCACAAAACCACGATCTTCACAGAGGCTAAAGAATCCACAACTGTCTATGAATTGAAACAAATTGTGGAGGGCATCCTGAAGAGGTCCCCCGAGGAACAGAGACTATACAAG gATGAACAGCCTCTAGAAGACAATAAGACATTAGGAGACTGTGGCTTTACAAATCAGACAGCTCGACCACAGGCTCCTGCGACTGTAGGACTGGCCTTTCGTATCAGTG ATGATGCATTTGAGACCCTGCAGGTGGAATCATTTTCCAGCCCTCCTGAACTTCCTGATGTTATGAAGCCACAGGACTCTGGCAGTACAGCCAATGAACAGTCAGTGCAGTGA